One window of Lytechinus variegatus isolate NC3 chromosome 2, Lvar_3.0, whole genome shotgun sequence genomic DNA carries:
- the LOC121407225 gene encoding uncharacterized protein LOC121407225 produces the protein MDPFRSLILITVLTSVDFTEGQSDFSSETITEVQSFSFGESLRIVSPNYPESYPNNANIQWLVSGPTGYQVMAVFSAFHLEEGYDNVEIGSGLDSGASVLATFSGSDLPCVTVSSDNEMWLSFVSDSSVTYTGFNVTISVYTPSNSSGIIDSHNVMMTFCDSVLSTSSSPDPEVQSFGFGESLTIVSPNYPDSYPNKANIQWLVSGPTGYRVMAVFNAFHLEERHDHVRIGSGLEYGASVLTTFSGSDLPCITVSSDNEMWLSFVSDSSVTHLGFNVTISVHTPSNFTDIVGNRTYSSSSHDGMNMSFCEEVLSAPGPVFNVFYSETCIEESCFGGGETVVCRCDDICQFFGDCCPDYPVLGKTPSNETSSNETSSNKTLTNETILEGTLLDLNVWKCIDDSFLPQSHPDLQHGYRMVARCPSEWSLDEDVKQKCEEVNPNVTTKVFYIYEDIYFKNLGCATCHGYDESALTSFTISSDQFCMWRNDTLDCFSPVPPLQSNASRNSSESIEDFMITFNYIPKPRLCLLNATETCPNGTDENVSLECQYYQMPIIGDGIIHKHPSCSHCSGGPLLECPFDIIDMRGITIDIGYDPIMPIELDLGIIDIFIHPEPILTIKCTEGFELDPNGNCVQILSDWPVCQSENFTIDQLKGAVDCLADVACFRDIMLDNRSVSLINHQPPCLVKSSTYMDNDTISFSLNYRDYIDPSIDERLIEEDIIRLLQTHRSDDCKNVEISASHSCYVEESTENTTYECPMENMFVGHYSDLLPSLIKNESFIFINGSYIRPTWWSNITTMQLGDANVSFQYQFTMCGSEVALQTCPFLTVSNDSIQWIDQDNRSVMVHEDQMYDIEDILINPDGSINICYDHHVTPRRTLTILGHVLFAISSVCLLATLITYIAFSTLRNRQGVSIMNFIVALFFGQILLQYVRLSVSGLVIPCIVVAVLSHFFFLASFVWTTILAWDLSRSFAASNMKTFSSSSFGGKMIAFLVIGWGTPLLFVFITILLQFGGFQNGPLLEYDSTRCWLATLSSIVMFFVPMSICLLANLVLFIITIHGVHSIKKTTSMLKAGQDSQLKQWAVELRIYIKISALLGFTWLFGFLMMVVRVPFTEYLFIIVSGFQGVFIFLSFGANKRVKKLWRTTMRNSTLWTTLSRRDYSKGQSSSGQHHAGHNT, from the exons ATTTCAGCAGCGAAACCATAACAGAGGTTCAATCGTTCAGTTTTGGAGAGTCTTTGAGGATCGTATCACCAAACTATCCAGAATCCTACCCAAATAATGCCAACATTCAATGGCTTGTTTCTGGACCAACAGGCTACCAGGTCATGGCTGTTTTTAGTGCTTTTCATCTTGAAGAAGGTTATGACAACGTAGAGATCGGTTCGGGTCTAGACTCTGGAGCATCAGTACTGGCTACTTTCTCAGGTTCAGATCTTCCTTGTGTCACGGTCTCGAGTGACAATGAGATGTGGTTGTCATTTGTCTCCGATTCGTCTGTCACTTATACAGGATTTAATGTGACCATCAGCGTTTATACTCCCTCGAATTCTTCAG GTATCATTGATTCGCATAACGTGATGATGACTTTCTGTGACAGTGTCCTCTCTACGTCATCAAGCCCTGATCCTG AGGTACAATCTTTCGGTTTTGGAGAGTCTTTGACGATCGTATCACCAAACTATCCAGACTCCTATCCAAATAAAGCCAACATTCAATGGCTTGTTTCTGGACCAACAGGCTACCGGGTCATGGCCGTTTTTAATGCCTTTCATCTTGAAGAACGTCATGACCACGTAAGGATCGGTTCTGGCCTAGAGTATGGAGCATCAGTACTGACTACTTTCTCAGGATCAGATCTTCCTTGTATCACGGTCTCGAGTGACAATGAGATGTGGTTGTCTTTTGTCTCCGATTCGTCTGTCACCCATTTAGGATTTAATGTGACCATCAGCGTTCACACTCCCTCGAACTTTACAG ATATCGTGGGTAATAGAACCTATTCTTCATCATCCCATGACGGCATGAATATGAGTTTCTGTGAAGAAGTCCTCTCTGCGCCAGGCCCAGTCTTTA ACGTTTTCTATTCGGAAACCTGCATTGAGGAATCGTGTTTTGGTGGTGGAGAGACAGTTGTATGTAGATGCGATGATATTTGTCAGTTCTTTGGCGATTGCTGTCCAGACTACCCTGTCCTTGGCAAGACTCCATCAAACGAGACATCTTCCAACGAGACTTCATCAAACAAGACTCTTACGAATGAAACCATCCTTGAGGGTACTCTGTTAGACCTCAATGTTTGGAAGTGCATCGATGATTCCTTTCTTCCTCAATCTCATCCAGATCTTCAACATGGGTATCGGATGGTCGCGAGATGCCCTTCGGAATGGTCTTTAGATGAGGATGTCAAACAAAAGTGTGAAGAGGTTAATCCCAATGTGACAACAAAGGTATTTTACATTTACGAGGATATCTACTTTAAAAATCTCGGTTGTGCTACTTGCCATGGATATGATGAAAGTGCGTTGACTTCCTTTACCATTTCATCAGACCAGTTTTGTATGTGGAGAAATGATACCCTTGACTGTTTTTCGCCAGTGCCGCCATTACAGTCAAATGCTTCTAGAAATAGCAGCGAATCGATTGAAGATTTTATGATTACCTTTAATTATATCCCGAAACCTCGTCTTTGCCTATTGAATGCAACTGAAACGTGTCCGAACGGAACAGATGAAAATGTATCTCTTGAATGTCAGTACTATCAGATGCCAATCATCGGTGACGGTATCATACATAAGCACCCGTCTTGTAGTCATTGCAGTGGAGGTCCCCTGCTCGAATGTCCGTTTGATATTATCGATATGAGAGGCATCACGATAGATATTGGTTATGATCCTATAATGCCAATTGAACTAGATCTCGGGATCATTGACATATTTATCCATCCTGAACCTATCTTAACCATCAAATGTACAGAAGGATTTGAATTAGATCCCAATGGTAACTGCGTCCAAATATTATCGGACTGGCCAGTCTGCCAATCTGAAAATTTTACCATCGATCAACTTAAAGGAGCAGTAGATTGTTTAGCAGATGTCGCTTGCTTTAGGGACATCATGTTAGATAATAGATCAGTATCTTTAATCAATCATCAACCACCTTGTCTAGTAAAGTCATCGACATACATGGATAATGATACGATATCATTCAGTTTGAATTACAGAGATTACATAGATCCATCGATCGATGAACGTTTGATAGAGGAAGATATTATACGCCTTCTTCAAACTCACAGGAGTGATGATTGCAAAAATGTAGAGATATCCGCGAGTCATTCATGTTACGTGGAAGAAAGTACTGAAAACACAACATACGAATGTCCCATGGAAAATATGTTTGTTGGACACTATTCGGACCTGCTGCCTTCCCTTATCAAGAATGagtcttttattttcatcaacGGATCTTATATCCGACCCACGTGGTGGAGCAACATCACCACCATGCAGCTTGGTGATGCCAATGTCTCATTCCAGTATCAATTCACCATGTGTGGGAGTGAGGTAGCTTTACAAACCTGTCCTTTCTTAACGGTTTCGAACGATTCCATTCAATGGATTGACCAAGATAACCGATCGGTTATGGTCCATGAGGATCAGATGTACGACATCGAGGACATTCTTATCAATCCCGATGGTTCCATCAATATTTGCTATGATCATCATGTCACACCAAGAAGGACATTGACTATCCTTGGACATGTTCTCTTTGCGATATCATCAGTGTGTCTTTTGGCCACGTTGATAACTTACATTGCCTTCTCTACCTTGCGGAACCGCCAGGGTGTCTCCATAATGAATTTCATAGTTGCCTTGTTCTTCGGACAAATCTTGCTTCAGTACGTCCGTCTTTCGGTATCTGGGTTAGTAATACCTTGTATAGTCGTCGCTGTATTGTCCCATTTCTTCTTCCTCGCTTCTTTTGTTTGGACGACGATTCTCGCCTGGGACCTGAGTCGAAGCTTCGCAGCAAGTAACATGAAGACGTTTTCGTCGAGCTCTTTTGGTGGTAAAATGATCGCCTTTCTCGTTATTGGATGGGGTACACCACTCCTGTTTGTCTTCATTACTATATTACTTCAGTTCGGAGGATTTCAGAATGGTCCTCTATTGGAATACGACAGTACCAGATGTTGGCTTGCCACATTATCTAGCATAGTGATGTTCTTTGTTCCAATGTCTATCTGTCTCCTGGCTAATCTCGTATTGTTCATCATCACTATACACGGGGTTCATTCTATCAAGAAGACAACATCTATGCTGAAAGCTGGCCAGGACTCTCAGCTCAAACAGTGGGCTGTAGAACTCCGAATATATATCAAG ATCTCAGCTCTTCTTGGATTCACCTGGTTGTTTGGATTCTTAATGATGGTTGTCAGAGTGCCATTCACAGAGTATCTCTTCATCATCGTCAGCGGCTTCCAAGGTgtcttcatctttctttctttcggtGCCAACAAACGCGTGAAGAAGCTCTGGCGAACGACCATGCGAAATTCGACGCTCTGGACTACCCTCTCCAGAAGGGACTATTCCAAAGGGCAAAGCAGTTCTGGTCAGCACCATGCCGGACACAACActtaa